The DNA region GCCTTCATCACGCTCCACGCCACCAGGTAGGCCACCGCACAGATGGCAAACATGATCATGTAGCCGGTATGGATATCGCCGATCAGTTTGTAATGGTCGATCACCCAACCGCCAGTCTTGGTCATCACTACCCCGCCCAAACCGCCGGCCAAACCACCAATGCCGACCACCGACGCGATGGACTTTTGCGGGAACATGTCAGACACGGTGGTGAAGATGTTGCACGACCACGCCTGATGCGCCGATGCGCCCACGCCGATCAGCAGCACCGGCACCCAGAAACTGATGTAACCGAATGGCTGCGCCAGCAACACCAGCAGCGGGAAGAAGGCGATCACCAGCATGGCTTTCATACGACCGTCATACGGCGCGTCGCCGCGTGACATGAAATAGCTCGGGAACCAGCCGCCGCCGATACTGCCGACCATGGTCATGCTGTACAGCACGGCCAGCGGCAACACGATGGCCTGGCCCTTCATGCCGTATTGCGCCGACAGATAGGTCGGAAGCCAGAACAGGAAGAACCACCACACGCCGTCGGTCATGAACTTGCCGAAGGCAAAGGCCCAGGTCTGGCGGTAGGTCAGCAACTTGAACCACGATACTTTTTTGGCCGCAGCACCCGAGTCGGTGCCGGTGAGCGCTTGCGCGCCCTGATCGCTGCGGATATAGGCCAGCTCTTGCACCGACAGGCGTTTTTGCTGCTCCGGTTTTTCGTACAGTGCAATCCACACCGCCACCCAAACGAAGCCCAACGCACCGATCACGATGAACGCCGCTTCCCAGCCCCATATACCGGCGATCAGCGGCACGCAGATCGGTGCCAGGACCGCGCCCACATTGGCGCCGGAGTTGAAGATACCGGTGGCGAAGGAACGCTCCTTCTTCGGGAAATATTCGGCAGTGGCCTTGATCGCGATCGGGAAGTTACCCGCTTCGCCGATCGCCAGTACGGCGCGCGACAGCATGAAACCTGCGATCGAAACCGGGATGACGGCAAGGCCCAAGGCGCTGCTGATGCCGGCAATACCCTCGCCCATCGGCACCGCAAAGGCGTGCATGATCGCGCCGGTCGACCAGACGCCGATCGCTACCACATAGGCGGTCTTGGTGCCGATCTTGTCAACGAAGCGGCCGGCGAACAGCATGGAAATCGCGTACACAAATTGAAAGACGGAGGCGATGTTCGCGTAGTCGGTGTTACTCCAGCCAAATTGCGTCGACAGATCCGGCGCCAACAGACTCAGTACCTGACGGTCCAGGTAATTGACGGTGGTAGCGAAAAATAACAGCGCGCAAATCGTCCAGCGGTACTTGCCGACAGCCTGGCCGATTCGTTGCGGATTGATGGGCTCGTTCAGATTCATGGCATCACTTTATTGTTGGTTTATGGTGATGATCTCTCGGTTTCAAGCGAGATCAATTGTGTCGTAGAGCATCGGCAAAACGCGATGAATCCGCGCCACAGCCCGGTTTCAGCTCATTAGCGTGGGCACTGCTCGGACACTGAAATCATAAGAAGCGGTATTCAGAGAGGCGCGCGGGAGGATTGAATTCATGATGGGGCCGACACTCGTTTTTATTTTTAGTGTTTAACAGCCGATGATCGTCTGTCGTCGTACAACCATGCCTTTTATATCGAGTTCACTACTAGGCTGTCAATCTGAAAAATAGCCGTTCGTCTCGACAAAGACCGCCCGTTAACATTGCGATTTCGTACGCGTGCTGCTGGTTGTGGGGCCGTTAGCCTTTTGACGTTTCGGGTGTTAAACACAGGGTATGGGTGATTTGATGATTGAGCCGCGTTGTACGACAACGCGCTTCACACGCCATGACGAGAGACCTCAATTGCGGTCATCTCGTCAGCGTGCTTTTCGACTGGCAGATCGGCGAAGACGAATCAGGATTTCACAGGCGGTTTGGTGCGAGCGGCCGCGCGTGCCGAGGCGTTGAGCGCCACAGCGGCGAGAATGAGCGCCTTCAATGCGCTCTCATCAAGCTTGTCCCCCTCATGCAAATCAATGGCACGTCGGGTGTTGCCTTCAAGACTGGCATTGAAAAGCCCTGAAGGGTCTTCCAGCGAGGCGCCCTTGGCAAACGTCAGCTTCACGACCTGCTTGTAGGTCTCACCGGTGCAGATGATTCCGGCGTGCGACCACACTGGAACCCCCCGCCACTTCCATTCCTCGACCACGTCGGGGTCGACCTGCTGGATGAGCGTTCGGACCCGAGCGAGCGTCTCGCCCCGCCAATCTCCCAGGTCTTTGATTCTCGCGTCTATCAGCTGAGAGGCCGAAGGTCCTCCCTCTTCTTCCTTAGCACCGACCTGCTCTTTCTTCATGGTGGTTGTCGCCTTTTTCATGAGGGTGTCCAAAGCGTGGCCTTACAGGGTTCTTTGACCGTTTCCGACGTCCCTTGCGTTTTTGATTCCCCAGTCAAAGGCGTCTTCCATATCCAGCAGATGCGGGGATGGCTTGTTGTCTTCCTCT from Pseudomonas sp. ACM7 includes:
- a CDS encoding DUF1801 domain-containing protein, with amino-acid sequence MKKEQVGAKEEEGGPSASQLIDARIKDLGDWRGETLARVRTLIQQVDPDVVEEWKWRGVPVWSHAGIICTGETYKQVVKLTFAKGASLEDPSGLFNASLEGNTRRAIDLHEGDKLDESALKALILAAVALNASARAAARTKPPVKS
- a CDS encoding MFS transporter, with the protein product MNLNEPINPQRIGQAVGKYRWTICALLFFATTVNYLDRQVLSLLAPDLSTQFGWSNTDYANIASVFQFVYAISMLFAGRFVDKIGTKTAYVVAIGVWSTGAIMHAFAVPMGEGIAGISSALGLAVIPVSIAGFMLSRAVLAIGEAGNFPIAIKATAEYFPKKERSFATGIFNSGANVGAVLAPICVPLIAGIWGWEAAFIVIGALGFVWVAVWIALYEKPEQQKRLSVQELAYIRSDQGAQALTGTDSGAAAKKVSWFKLLTYRQTWAFAFGKFMTDGVWWFFLFWLPTYLSAQYGMKGQAIVLPLAVLYSMTMVGSIGGGWFPSYFMSRGDAPYDGRMKAMLVIAFFPLLVLLAQPFGYISFWVPVLLIGVGASAHQAWSCNIFTTVSDMFPQKSIASVVGIGGLAGGLGGVVMTKTGGWVIDHYKLIGDIHTGYMIMFAICAVAYLVAWSVMKALVPRHKEITDL